In the uncultured Methanobacterium sp. genome, one interval contains:
- a CDS encoding transglutaminase-like domain-containing protein yields the protein MSLAVLLLCFIALLSVNGIYATDQNQSISNNSENTTIEIINSTNGSNDETIVNESTSSGNDTENNVDQVMDNETGNSTTNSTTSTDTNSTGQVNNSTSTQSGAAGSATVTDTTFTNVQALFVWSTSLSTIDPSYLASIGITDIYVYVPRTGANLGSFVDKFAGSGIRVWAWIPCFVDSNGNWLIAGESTIDGIDAREWVKQQVSTIVSTYNVTGVLLDYCRYPGTAYKHPSEAEATSIITNFVADVRSLLDTKSAGKGSYIYLGVCVMPECAVNTYYYGQSYEQLSQYVDCLVPMIYKGNYGEDTAWIGSTTSYIVNHSTVPVVAAVQTYESDSNATPINGTELTNDVQTAADNNASGYALFRYGLISSYPDIYGTANFTIEEILEAAQTVKNYIETNKALPPTVTVGNVTMNMAQFLYLATQATVALNNGQPITTNITVGDYTLPSSSSESLTTGTLSLDSYVNFASRIAEYIQDNKQAPPYGIIGLGQISYQSQIYLYSRILTQYKNNGTLPNTITVKQWTNNNIPINEPTTTTVTIAQILTAAQTVKNYIETNKTLPTTITIGTTTLNMAQFLYLTTTATTLLNNGKPTTTTITVGSYTLPNTSTEQLTTGTLNTASYTDLANRIAQYMAGNGQAPPYGIIGLGQISYQSQIYLYSRILTQYKNNGTLPNTITVKQWTNNNIPINEPTTTTVTIAQILTAAQTVKNYIETNKTLPTTITIGTTTLNMAQFLYLTTTATTLLNNGKPTTTTITVGSYTLPNTSTEQLTTGTLNTASYTDLANRIAQYMAGNGQAPPYGIIGLGQISYQSQIYLYSRILTQYKNNGTLPNTITVKQWTNNNIPINEPTTTTVTIAQILTAAQTVKNYIETNKTLPTTITIGTTTLNMAQFLYLTTTATTLLNNGKPTTTTITVGDYTLPNTSTEQLTTGTLNTASYTDLANRIAQYMAGNGQAPPYGIIGLGQISYQSQIYLYSRILTQYKNNGTLPNTITVKQWTNNNIPINEPTTTTVTIAQILTAAQTVKNYIETNKTLPTTITIGTTTLNMAQFLYLTTTATTLLNNGKPTTTTITVGSYTLPSSSSESIVTELLLDDDYLDFAQRIKGYMESNGVAPAYGCVSIGELGYESQIYLYSRILTYYASNGTLPYNVVIKGWAAANMPITGINVQFSIADIAATATGVKNNVDLYKYLPSAANVAGVKITIAQFLYLATQATVQINSKNYNPITLENYNLPSSSSESMSSGSISSSEYVDFASRIVSYMVTNKVAPPCGVVSLGYLGYETQIYLFSQVLDSYANKGVLPSSVSVKPWFTVVYSIPAEYYQYMVATSNCQSDNAQIIALANSITAGASTPYDKSVRIFNWVRDNIGYSFYYDTKYGAVGTLNAGSGNCVDTSHLLIALLRASNIPARYVHGYCQFSSGSWYGHVWTQVYVNGGWYTADATSSYNTFGAINNWNTATATVYGTYASLTF from the coding sequence TTGTCTTTAGCTGTGCTTTTATTATGTTTTATAGCACTGCTAAGTGTCAATGGCATATACGCCACCGACCAAAACCAAAGCATTAGCAACAACAGTGAAAACACAACTATTGAAATCATTAACAGCACTAACGGAAGTAACGATGAAACAATCGTGAATGAGAGTACTTCAAGTGGAAATGACACTGAAAACAACGTAGACCAAGTGATGGATAATGAAACTGGAAACAGTACTACAAATTCTACCACCAGTACTGATACTAATAGTACAGGTCAGGTAAATAACAGCACCAGTACTCAATCTGGTGCAGCAGGTTCAGCTACTGTTACCGATACCACCTTCACTAATGTTCAGGCTCTTTTTGTATGGTCAACCTCTCTGAGCACTATTGATCCTAGTTACCTGGCAAGTATCGGAATTACCGATATTTACGTTTACGTTCCACGAACTGGAGCGAACCTAGGAAGTTTCGTTGACAAATTCGCTGGAAGCGGAATTCGTGTTTGGGCATGGATACCATGTTTCGTGGATAGCAACGGAAACTGGCTCATTGCAGGAGAATCAACAATTGATGGCATTGATGCCAGAGAATGGGTTAAACAACAAGTTAGTACCATAGTTTCAACCTACAATGTTACAGGTGTTCTCCTGGATTACTGCAGGTACCCTGGAACTGCTTACAAGCATCCCAGCGAGGCCGAGGCAACTTCAATTATCACCAATTTTGTGGCAGATGTGCGTTCCTTACTCGACACTAAAAGTGCAGGAAAAGGAAGTTACATCTATCTCGGAGTTTGTGTGATGCCTGAATGTGCGGTAAACACTTACTACTACGGTCAAAGTTACGAACAACTGTCCCAATATGTGGATTGTTTAGTACCTATGATTTACAAGGGAAATTATGGGGAAGATACTGCCTGGATCGGTAGTACCACTTCATACATTGTAAATCATTCCACAGTACCTGTAGTTGCAGCCGTGCAGACCTATGAGTCAGATAGTAATGCCACCCCAATAAATGGCACTGAACTGACCAACGATGTGCAGACTGCTGCTGATAACAACGCATCAGGATATGCCCTCTTCAGGTATGGGTTAATTAGTAGTTACCCTGACATTTATGGCACTGCCAATTTTACCATTGAAGAAATCCTGGAAGCAGCACAAACAGTCAAAAACTACATAGAAACCAACAAAGCACTACCCCCAACAGTAACCGTAGGAAACGTCACCATGAACATGGCACAATTCCTATACCTAGCCACACAAGCAACAGTAGCACTTAACAATGGACAACCAATCACAACCAACATAACAGTAGGAGACTACACGTTACCCAGCAGTAGCAGCGAAAGCCTCACAACTGGTACACTATCACTCGATAGCTATGTGAATTTTGCCAGCAGAATAGCAGAATACATCCAAGACAACAAACAAGCACCACCATACGGAATCATCGGCCTCGGACAAATCAGCTACCAATCACAAATCTACCTATACAGCAGAATACTCACACAATACAAAAACAACGGAACACTACCCAACACAATCACCGTAAAACAATGGACAAACAACAACATACCCATAAACGAACCAACCACAACCACCGTAACCATAGCACAAATACTCACCGCAGCACAAACAGTCAAAAACTACATAGAAACCAACAAAACACTACCAACCACAATCACCATAGGAACAACCACACTAAACATGGCACAATTCCTATACCTAACCACAACAGCCACCACACTACTCAACAACGGAAAACCAACCACAACCACCATAACAGTAGGAAGCTACACACTACCCAACACCAGCACCGAACAACTAACAACCGGAACACTAAACACAGCAAGCTACACCGACCTAGCCAACAGAATAGCACAATACATGGCAGGTAACGGCCAAGCACCACCATACGGAATCATCGGCCTCGGACAAATCAGCTACCAATCACAAATCTACCTATACAGCAGAATACTCACACAATACAAAAACAACGGAACACTACCCAACACAATCACCGTAAAACAATGGACAAACAACAACATACCCATAAACGAACCAACCACAACCACCGTAACCATAGCACAAATACTCACCGCAGCACAAACAGTCAAAAACTACATAGAAACCAACAAAACACTACCAACCACAATCACCATAGGAACAACCACACTAAACATGGCACAATTCCTATACCTAACCACAACAGCCACCACACTACTCAACAACGGAAAACCAACCACAACCACCATAACAGTAGGAAGCTACACACTACCCAACACCAGCACCGAACAACTAACAACCGGAACACTAAACACAGCAAGCTACACCGACCTAGCCAACAGAATAGCACAATACATGGCAGGTAACGGCCAAGCACCACCATACGGAATCATCGGCCTCGGACAAATCAGCTACCAATCACAAATCTACCTATACAGCAGAATACTCACACAATACAAAAACAACGGAACACTACCCAACACAATCACCGTAAAACAATGGACAAACAACAACATACCCATAAACGAACCAACCACAACCACCGTAACCATAGCACAAATACTCACCGCAGCACAAACAGTCAAAAACTACATAGAAACCAACAAAACACTACCAACCACAATCACCATAGGAACAACCACACTAAACATGGCACAATTCCTATACCTAACCACAACAGCCACCACACTACTCAACAACGGAAAACCAACCACAACCACCATAACAGTAGGAGACTACACACTACCCAACACCAGCACCGAACAACTAACAACCGGAACACTAAACACAGCAAGCTACACCGACCTAGCCAACAGAATAGCACAATACATGGCAGGTAACGGCCAAGCACCACCATACGGAATCATCGGCCTCGGACAAATCAGCTACCAATCACAAATCTACCTATACAGCAGAATACTCACACAATACAAAAACAACGGAACACTACCCAACACAATCACCGTAAAACAATGGACAAACAACAACATACCCATAAACGAACCAACCACAACCACCGTAACCATAGCACAAATACTCACCGCAGCACAAACAGTCAAAAACTACATAGAAACCAACAAAACACTACCAACCACAATCACCATAGGAACAACCACACTAAACATGGCACAATTCCTATACCTAACCACAACAGCCACCACACTACTCAACAACGGAAAACCAACCACAACCACCATAACAGTAGGAAGCTACACACTACCTAGCAGTAGCAGCGAAAGTATTGTAACCGAACTTCTATTAGACGATGACTATTTGGACTTTGCTCAGAGAATCAAAGGCTATATGGAAAGTAATGGAGTAGCACCTGCCTATGGCTGCGTAAGTATTGGAGAACTTGGTTATGAGTCTCAAATCTACTTGTATAGTAGGATCTTGACATATTACGCAAGTAATGGCACATTACCTTACAATGTAGTTATTAAAGGATGGGCTGCTGCTAACATGCCTATCACTGGAATCAATGTACAGTTCAGCATAGCTGACATTGCAGCAACAGCAACTGGTGTAAAAAACAATGTAGACCTTTATAAATACCTACCTTCTGCAGCAAATGTAGCAGGAGTAAAGATCACCATTGCTCAGTTCCTGTATCTAGCTACTCAAGCTACTGTACAGATTAACAGTAAAAACTACAATCCAATAACTTTGGAAAACTATAATCTACCTTCCTCAAGCTCCGAAAGCATGAGCAGTGGTTCGATTAGTTCATCGGAGTATGTGGACTTTGCAAGTAGAATAGTTAGCTATATGGTGACCAATAAAGTGGCACCACCTTGTGGAGTAGTGAGTCTAGGATATCTTGGTTACGAGACTCAAATTTATCTCTTCAGTCAAGTACTGGATTCTTACGCAAACAAAGGAGTGTTACCCAGTTCAGTTAGTGTAAAACCTTGGTTTACCGTGGTTTACAGCATCCCTGCAGAGTACTATCAATATATGGTAGCAACTTCT
- the rplJ gene encoding 50S ribosomal protein L16, which yields MVRAYTRKDYIRKIPGSRIVQYDMGNLSGEFPLKVSLALKEKAQLSHNALEAARISTNRYMQRKSGRMGYHLKIRVYPHHIVRENPMATGAGADRVQDGMRKAFGKPVSSVALVKANQRVLTIRTNKKNFIDAKEALRRAAMKFPVSCRIVVDEGAELVK from the coding sequence ATGGTAAGAGCATACACTAGAAAAGATTACATACGTAAAATTCCAGGTTCCAGAATTGTTCAATATGACATGGGAAACCTCTCTGGAGAATTCCCTTTAAAAGTGAGTTTGGCTCTAAAAGAAAAGGCCCAATTATCACACAATGCCCTGGAAGCTGCTAGGATATCTACCAACAGGTACATGCAACGAAAATCTGGTAGAATGGGTTATCATTTGAAGATCAGGGTTTACCCACACCATATCGTTCGGGAAAATCCCATGGCCACTGGTGCTGGTGCTGATCGTGTGCAGGATGGTATGAGAAAAGCTTTTGGAAAGCCAGTGAGCTCTGTGGCTCTGGTAAAAGCAAATCAGAGGGTTTTAACCATTAGGACCAACAAGAAGAATTTCATTGATGCTAAAGAAGCCCTCAGAAGAGCTGCTATGAAATTCCCAGTCTCCTGTAGGATAGTCGTTGATGAAGGCGCAGAATTAGTCAAATAA
- the ppsA gene encoding phosphoenolpyruvate synthase — translation MEYVKFFEELKKEDVDIAGGKGANLGELTQAGIPVPPGFVITSATYQKFMDETGITQEIMDILDALDVNHNKELQESARKIKKIITETEIPDEITNLIIEAYNALCHRIGKEDAFVAVRSSATAEDLPEASFAGQQDTYLNVKGPEDMIKYVRKCWASLFEARAIFYREENNFDHSKVYIAVVVQEMVDAEKAGVMFTVHPSTGEEKILIEGAWGLGEGVVSGTVTPDTYWMDKVTGEILEKQISEKKTMFQKKSEDGQTVQAPVPEDLKNKRVLSDDELARLVALGKKIQEHYKFPQDTEWAIENGKIFMLQSRPVTTLDMGTAQGETLEEGERTVITKGLGASPGMAAGTVKIINTTDELDKVQEGDILVTVMTTPDMVPAMKRANGIITDEGGVTCHAAIVSRELGIPCVVGTGDATDIIPENSQVTLDGNKGMVWEGILVETEKKVEFTEEPTVVLQAPLTVTEVKVNVSMSEAAKKAAATGADGVGLLRTEHMMLTTGVHPKKYIMEGNEGELVRVLVENILKVADSFYPKPVWYRTLDAPTDEFQSLDGGEDEPYEHNPMLGWRGIRRELDEPEILLAEFKAIKKLHEQGYTNIGIMLPLVQHPDELRQAKKIARQAGLKPQKNIEFGIMVETPAAALTIEDFIAEGIDFVSFGTNDLTQYTLAIDRNNENVADLYSESHPAVLKLIERVIVECNKAGVKTSICGQAGSMPAIVEKLVELGITSVSANTDAVATVRETVARVEQKLLLKAARKLMQE, via the coding sequence ATGGAGTATGTCAAATTTTTCGAGGAGCTAAAAAAGGAAGATGTGGACATAGCTGGTGGAAAAGGAGCTAACCTGGGAGAACTGACCCAAGCAGGGATACCGGTACCCCCGGGGTTCGTGATAACATCAGCTACCTACCAGAAGTTCATGGATGAAACTGGAATCACCCAGGAAATAATGGACATTCTTGATGCCCTAGATGTTAACCATAACAAAGAACTTCAGGAATCAGCCCGAAAAATAAAAAAAATCATCACAGAGACGGAAATACCTGATGAAATTACCAATCTTATTATTGAAGCATACAACGCGCTTTGCCATCGTATAGGAAAAGAAGATGCTTTTGTTGCTGTAAGATCATCCGCAACTGCCGAGGACCTGCCAGAAGCATCCTTCGCAGGTCAGCAGGATACCTATCTTAATGTTAAGGGTCCTGAAGATATGATAAAGTACGTCCGAAAATGTTGGGCATCATTATTTGAAGCCAGAGCTATATTTTACCGGGAAGAAAACAACTTTGACCACTCCAAAGTCTATATAGCAGTAGTGGTCCAGGAAATGGTGGATGCGGAGAAAGCCGGTGTAATGTTCACTGTGCACCCCTCAACTGGAGAAGAAAAAATACTCATAGAAGGAGCATGGGGTCTGGGAGAAGGAGTTGTATCTGGAACTGTAACTCCTGATACTTACTGGATGGATAAAGTCACTGGAGAAATTCTGGAGAAACAGATCAGTGAGAAAAAAACCATGTTCCAGAAGAAGTCTGAAGATGGCCAGACAGTACAGGCACCAGTACCAGAGGATCTTAAAAATAAACGGGTTTTAAGTGATGATGAACTGGCTCGACTGGTTGCGCTGGGAAAGAAAATTCAGGAACACTACAAGTTCCCACAGGACACAGAGTGGGCCATTGAAAATGGGAAAATTTTTATGCTCCAGTCTAGACCAGTAACCACCCTGGACATGGGTACTGCACAAGGAGAAACTTTAGAAGAAGGTGAACGAACGGTAATCACTAAAGGATTGGGTGCTAGCCCTGGAATGGCCGCAGGAACTGTTAAAATCATAAACACTACTGATGAGCTGGACAAGGTCCAAGAAGGAGATATTCTGGTCACGGTGATGACCACACCGGATATGGTTCCAGCCATGAAACGGGCCAATGGAATCATCACTGATGAAGGTGGTGTAACCTGCCACGCAGCCATTGTTTCCCGTGAACTGGGTATACCCTGTGTTGTAGGAACCGGAGATGCCACAGACATAATCCCTGAAAATAGCCAGGTAACCCTGGATGGTAACAAGGGAATGGTCTGGGAAGGAATACTGGTGGAGACTGAGAAGAAAGTGGAATTTACCGAAGAACCCACTGTAGTATTGCAGGCACCCTTAACAGTTACTGAGGTTAAAGTTAACGTGAGCATGTCTGAAGCAGCCAAAAAAGCAGCTGCAACTGGTGCCGATGGAGTTGGACTCCTTAGAACCGAGCACATGATGCTCACCACTGGAGTACATCCCAAAAAATACATCATGGAAGGTAATGAAGGAGAACTGGTCCGAGTATTGGTGGAAAACATTTTGAAAGTGGCAGACAGTTTCTACCCTAAACCAGTATGGTACCGTACCCTGGACGCACCCACCGATGAATTCCAGTCATTGGATGGTGGGGAAGATGAGCCCTATGAACACAACCCCATGCTGGGATGGAGAGGAATACGCCGGGAACTTGATGAACCAGAAATCCTACTGGCAGAATTTAAGGCCATTAAAAAACTCCACGAACAGGGATACACCAACATTGGAATTATGTTACCACTGGTACAGCACCCTGATGAGTTAAGGCAGGCTAAAAAGATCGCAAGACAAGCTGGTCTTAAACCCCAGAAAAACATTGAGTTCGGGATAATGGTGGAAACACCGGCAGCAGCACTGACCATTGAAGATTTCATAGCTGAAGGGATTGACTTTGTAAGTTTTGGAACCAACGACTTAACTCAGTACACCCTGGCCATAGACCGAAACAATGAAAACGTGGCAGATCTCTACTCTGAAAGCCACCCTGCAGTCTTAAAACTCATTGAACGGGTTATAGTTGAGTGTAACAAGGCAGGAGTCAAAACCAGTATCTGTGGACAGGCCGGAAGCATGCCTGCCATTGTGGAAAAACTGGTGGAACTGGGTATAACCTCCGTATCAGCCAATACCGATGCTGTAGCTACAGTAAGAGAAACTGTAGCACGAGTAGAACAGAAACTTCTCCTCAAAGCAGCTCGTAAACTGATGCAGGAATAA
- the mfnA gene encoding tyrosine decarboxylase MfnA — protein sequence MEDKGIPKEQVYQMLREYKEKDLTHRSGRILGSMCTCPHPVGVRAYSMFLESNLGDPGLFPGTKALEEEVIAILGGLLGKKDVYGHIITGGTEANLMAMRAARNMKNLDNPEIIVPKSAHFSFKKASDMLCLDLKMADLDEDYRMDTSSVEELISDNTVAIVGVAGTTELGKIDPIEDLSKICLENDIYFHVDAAFGGYTIPFLKEAGYDLPEFDFSLPGVSSITIDPHKMGLAPIPTGGILFRKHEYLEAMAVETPYLTEDLQSTVVGTRTGAATAATWALLKHLGREGYREVATSCMEITHKLAEGVKEAGFELVTEPELNIVPFHSSEIPVKEIARRLEAKGWAVSLASYPRAIRVIVMPHLKLEHIEDFINDLKQI from the coding sequence ATGGAAGACAAGGGAATACCCAAAGAGCAAGTATACCAAATGCTCAGGGAATACAAAGAAAAAGATCTCACCCACCGCTCAGGTAGAATACTCGGATCAATGTGCACCTGTCCCCACCCAGTTGGAGTCAGGGCATATTCCATGTTTTTAGAATCAAACCTGGGAGATCCAGGACTGTTCCCCGGAACAAAAGCCCTTGAAGAAGAAGTTATTGCCATACTCGGGGGTTTACTTGGGAAAAAAGATGTTTATGGTCATATTATTACTGGTGGTACTGAAGCCAACCTCATGGCAATGAGAGCCGCCCGTAACATGAAAAACCTGGATAATCCAGAGATTATTGTTCCTAAATCAGCACATTTTTCCTTTAAAAAAGCATCTGACATGTTATGTCTTGATTTGAAAATGGCAGATTTGGACGAAGATTATAGGATGGATACCTCATCAGTGGAGGAATTAATTTCAGATAACACTGTAGCCATTGTGGGAGTGGCTGGAACCACCGAACTTGGAAAAATAGACCCAATAGAGGATCTTTCTAAAATTTGCCTGGAAAATGATATTTACTTCCACGTTGATGCTGCTTTTGGAGGTTACACCATACCCTTCCTCAAGGAAGCTGGGTATGATTTACCTGAATTTGATTTCAGCCTACCTGGAGTTTCATCCATAACCATAGACCCTCATAAGATGGGCCTTGCTCCGATACCCACTGGGGGGATTCTTTTCCGGAAACACGAGTACTTGGAAGCAATGGCTGTTGAAACACCATACCTCACTGAGGATCTTCAATCCACAGTGGTGGGTACCCGAACCGGTGCAGCCACCGCAGCCACATGGGCACTCTTAAAACACCTGGGCCGGGAAGGATACCGGGAAGTTGCCACCAGCTGTATGGAAATCACCCATAAACTGGCTGAAGGGGTTAAAGAAGCAGGATTTGAACTGGTAACCGAACCAGAACTGAACATTGTACCATTTCACTCCTCTGAAATTCCAGTAAAAGAAATTGCACGAAGACTTGAGGCTAAAGGTTGGGCCGTCTCCCTGGCATCATACCCCCGGGCAATAAGAGTCATTGTAATGCCTCATTTAAAACTAGAACATATTGAGGATTTTATAAATGATTTAAAACAGATATAA
- a CDS encoding fumarate hydratase C-terminal domain-containing protein, whose translation MKIIKTPITDQTIQNLKIGDRILISGTILTGRDAALPRLVKLLKEGESPVDVDGAVIMHTAVSPAGIAPTSSNKTEIESSIAPLSEAGVKMHIGKGALSPETQNALKINKSVFVVTPPAAALLTSKMTSSKVLAFPEEGMEALHCLEIREFPGIVAVAHGKSIY comes from the coding sequence GTGAAGATCATCAAAACACCAATAACCGACCAAACCATTCAAAACCTCAAAATCGGTGATAGAATTCTGATTTCTGGTACCATCCTCACAGGCCGTGATGCAGCCCTTCCCAGGTTAGTAAAACTATTAAAAGAAGGTGAAAGTCCGGTGGATGTTGATGGGGCGGTGATCATGCACACCGCAGTAAGTCCGGCAGGAATTGCACCAACCAGCAGCAACAAAACTGAAATAGAAAGTAGTATTGCTCCTCTGTCTGAAGCAGGGGTGAAAATGCACATTGGAAAAGGAGCACTGTCTCCAGAAACACAGAATGCTTTAAAAATAAATAAATCTGTCTTTGTGGTTACTCCACCAGCAGCAGCCCTCCTCACCAGTAAAATGACATCATCAAAGGTGTTGGCGTTCCCTGAAGAAGGTATGGAAGCCCTACATTGCCTTGAGATAAGGGAGTTTCCAGGAATAGTGGCAGTGGCTCATGGAAAATCTATTTATTAA
- the upp gene encoding uracil phosphoribosyltransferase gives MIKIVDHLLVQEKLTLIRREGIDGIHFRGGIIEIGRWLAYELTNTLEREYVTVQTPLGIAEGTKIKDKNDIVVVSVLRAAIPLVEGIMRVFRNAQYGVVGASRRDEPPFKVDIGYFKLPSLDDKIVIIADPMLATGNTMNAILDRINEKGKPLRLVLLNVISSRQGIEQVQKEHPDVEIYTCAVDEKLNSDGYIVPGLGDAGDKAFGKPGP, from the coding sequence ATGATAAAAATCGTAGACCATTTACTGGTGCAGGAAAAACTCACCTTGATCAGAAGGGAAGGAATAGATGGCATCCATTTCAGGGGCGGGATAATCGAGATAGGTCGCTGGTTAGCTTATGAACTAACCAACACCCTTGAGCGAGAATATGTTACTGTGCAAACACCCCTTGGAATAGCAGAAGGGACAAAGATAAAGGATAAAAATGATATCGTAGTGGTGAGTGTTTTAAGAGCAGCTATTCCCCTGGTTGAGGGGATTATGAGGGTTTTCAGGAATGCACAGTACGGAGTGGTGGGTGCCTCCCGGAGGGATGAACCACCATTTAAAGTGGATATTGGTTACTTTAAACTACCTTCACTGGATGATAAAATAGTGATAATCGCTGACCCCATGCTGGCCACTGGAAACACCATGAACGCCATTTTGGACCGTATAAATGAGAAGGGAAAGCCACTTCGGTTGGTCTTACTCAATGTGATATCATCCAGGCAGGGCATAGAACAAGTGCAAAAAGAACACCCTGATGTGGAGATATACACTTGTGCAGTGGATGAAAAACTTAATTCAGATGGTTACATTGTTCCGGGACTGGGAGATGCGGGAGATAAGGCTTTTGGGAAACCAGGGCCCTGA
- a CDS encoding PQQ-dependent sugar dehydrogenase produces the protein MKRVSVLFIAAIPLVLIVIIAFFFLLTPQSTSNNETGFGTEVITQNLDVPWAIAFLPDDSLIFTERGGNVNILEGQAVKNVGKINVTANGESGLMGIAVDPDFNQKHYIYLYYTSGNNNRISRFVLNETLGNETILVGNIPAASIHNGGRLKIGPDGKLYATTGDAGNSALAQDPNSLGGKILRLNLDGSIPSDNPFGSYVYSYGHRDPQGITWGPTGIMYESEHGESANDELNIIVKGGNYGWPLYQGNDTSTGYIKPIRGYTEFTLAPSGIAFYQGAVWIAGLRGSQLRKVTVSDDGNSVMGEKAFFRQLGRIREVVEHNGYLYISTSNRDGRGIPQTGDDKILKIKIS, from the coding sequence ATGAAGAGGGTAAGTGTACTTTTTATCGCAGCAATACCACTTGTTTTAATAGTAATCATAGCTTTTTTCTTCCTTTTAACTCCACAAAGTACCAGTAACAATGAAACTGGTTTTGGTACCGAGGTCATTACCCAGAACCTGGATGTTCCCTGGGCAATTGCATTTTTACCTGATGATAGTCTCATATTCACCGAGCGTGGGGGGAATGTCAATATCCTTGAGGGGCAGGCCGTTAAAAATGTGGGAAAAATCAATGTTACTGCTAATGGCGAGTCAGGACTCATGGGAATAGCAGTTGACCCTGATTTTAACCAGAAACACTACATTTACCTGTACTATACCAGTGGAAATAACAACCGTATTTCCCGGTTTGTTTTGAATGAAACACTAGGCAATGAAACCATCCTGGTAGGAAATATCCCTGCTGCTTCCATTCACAACGGCGGTCGGTTGAAGATTGGTCCAGATGGAAAACTTTACGCTACCACTGGAGATGCAGGTAACTCTGCACTGGCACAGGATCCCAACTCATTAGGGGGTAAAATACTCCGCCTGAACCTGGATGGTTCCATACCTTCAGATAACCCATTTGGGAGCTACGTGTACAGTTACGGGCACCGTGACCCGCAGGGTATCACATGGGGGCCTACTGGAATTATGTATGAATCAGAACACGGTGAAAGTGCCAATGACGAACTTAATATAATTGTGAAGGGTGGAAACTATGGTTGGCCACTCTATCAAGGAAATGACACTTCCACAGGGTATATAAAACCCATCAGGGGATACACAGAGTTCACCCTGGCACCTTCTGGAATAGCCTTTTATCAGGGTGCAGTGTGGATAGCGGGTTTAAGAGGTTCTCAATTAAGGAAAGTAACTGTGAGTGATGATGGTAATTCAGTCATGGGGGAAAAAGCATTTTTCAGGCAATTGGGAAGGATCCGCGAAGTGGTGGAACATAATGGCTACCTCTACATCAGCACATCCAACCGGGATGGACGGGGAATTCCCCAGACCGGTGATGATAAAATATTAAAAATAAAAATCAGTTGA
- a CDS encoding tRNA (cytidine(56)-2'-O)-methyltransferase: MEVKVLRLDHRRVRDARITTHVCLTARALGASGVFLSGDHDKKLMENVHDVVKRWGGDFQVEYRKGWQNLLDEWKNNGGEIVHLTMYGEPVQDITQKIRNSSRDKLVVVGGSRVPSKVYQEAEWNVSVTTQPHSEVSSLAIFLHMLHEGKELDLEFEDGDMKVIPSAHGKNVVMKNKFDGSGSEE; the protein is encoded by the coding sequence ATGGAAGTTAAAGTTTTACGATTGGATCATCGCCGGGTTCGTGATGCACGGATCACCACTCATGTCTGTCTCACTGCACGGGCACTGGGAGCATCCGGCGTGTTTTTAAGTGGAGATCATGATAAAAAACTCATGGAAAATGTTCATGATGTGGTGAAGCGTTGGGGAGGTGATTTCCAGGTGGAATACCGTAAAGGTTGGCAGAATCTTCTGGATGAATGGAAAAACAATGGTGGAGAAATAGTTCACCTCACCATGTACGGTGAACCAGTGCAGGATATCACTCAAAAAATCCGGAACTCAAGCAGGGATAAACTGGTGGTGGTTGGTGGTTCACGCGTTCCCAGCAAAGTGTATCAGGAGGCAGAATGGAATGTTTCAGTGACCACCCAGCCCCATTCTGAGGTCTCATCACTGGCCATATTCCTCCACATGTTGCATGAAGGAAAAGAACTGGATCTGGAGTTTGAAGATGGAGATATGAAAGTCATACCATCAGCACATGGTAAAAATGTGGTAATGAAAAACAAATTTGATGGTTCTGGAAGTGAAGAATAA